In the Besnoitia besnoiti strain Bb-Ger1 chromosome Unknown contig00154, whole genome shotgun sequence genome, one interval contains:
- a CDS encoding uncharacterized protein (encoded by transcript BESB_029650) yields MVMKSTRELGSVIILTMLCIKYSGIQRIFEKPTFVYKLYEYHDIHFGSRLLNVSLYGIHGSDSCWPGTCLVTG; encoded by the exons atggtcatgaaaagcacaagagaacttggatccg ttatcatcttaactatgctctgcattaagtatagtggtatccagcgtatatttgaaaaaccaacatttgtatacaagctgtacgaatatcatgacattcactttggtagtcgccttcttaatgttagtctgtacggaatacacggatcggattcttgttggcctggcacctgtttagtaactggatga